GATTTGCCTCCCCCTTTCTCTTTACAGATTTTTGAGCCGCGGCCATATCAGGTAGGTTAAAATTACGGCCAGTACCAAGTTTGGGATCATGTAACTTCCGTTGTACACTGCGGAATAAACCCAGACGTTGGTTCCCTCCGGGGCGTAGCTTCCGAAGAAGACTACTCCAGAAAGGAGATGACACAAAAACCGTAACCCTGATCCTAAGGCCAGCCCTCCCCAGAGAGGTTTTTTGATGAGGGCTGCAGCCCCTAATGCGCCGAAGGCCAAGGGGTAATCCAAGAGGGCTTGCACTGGATGTACCACGTAGCCACTCAGGATCAGCTGTAGTATTCCTGCGATGGCTCCAGCGCCCACTCCAGCTTTCAGCCCCCTGCGCAGTGCAAAAAGGAGTATGGGCACGTTTTCCAGAGTTACTGAGCCTCCTTGGGGCATGTGCCACAGCCTCAGATACGAAAGGGCCAGTGCGAAGGAAGCGGCAAGGGCTCCCTCTATTATGAGCTTTATCCTTTCGTCTTTCACGGGGAATCCCTCCTTTCTCATAAGGGCCTTATGGCCTTGTCTAGGGGGGAACCATCCAAATCATGCTTGAAGGGGTTAGGAAGATAAGGTCGGTGAAAAGTGATGCAATTTCCTACGCCGGCATGACCCGGATCAGGTTCAAGGGGTCGAGAATACATCTCCTCTCAGCCCGCATATGGCAGGCTCCCCCATTGCAAAGCAATTTATAATCCTAAAAATAAATAATGTCAAATGGCTAAGTTAAGCTGAGGTGTATAGGGATTTGCTGTGGTATATTTATCCCCGTAGCCCTTATATAGAAAATCTTCTTCAGAGATGGTGGTTTAAAATATGGGACTTAGGATATATTGCCCCGAGTGCGGCAAAAGTTATGAACCTCATTTAAGACCTCCGAGATGTTTGTGCGGTAAGCCTCTTTCTTCGACTACTGATTGGCAGACCCTGGATATGGATTCCTCAAAGAGGGGTATATTCCGCTACTCATCAGCGCTGCCCCTAGTGAATGAAGATCTTTCCATGGGCGAGGGTGGGACCCCCTTGATTCCTGCCTTGGGGAGAGAGAATTTGTTCTTGAAGCTGGATTTTCTGTGCCCCACGGGCTCTTTCAAGGACAGAGGGGCCGTCATGGTAGTGGCGGATGCCGTAGAAGCTGGTTGCGATAGTTTAGTCATAGATTCCTCTGGCAACGCAGGAGCCTCAGTTGCAGCATACGCTTCCAGGGCCGGTATAAAGGCTCATGTGGTGGTCCCTAAAGGAACGTCTGAGGTGAAGAAGAAGCAGATTGCTGCCTTTGGAGCTTGTGTCGTAGAGGTGCCTGGAGGAAGGTCTGATGCGGCAAAGAAGGGGTTGGAGATGGCCGAAAAGATGTTTTACGCCAGCCATGTATGGAACCCCCTTTTCTTAGAAGGAACCAAGACAGTAGCCTTTGAAATCTGGGAGCAGCTTGGGGGGGTGGCGCCCGATGCGGTTTTGTCTCCAGCTGGCAATGGAACCATGCTCTTGGGGCTCTATAAAGGTTTCAGGGAGCTTATGAAAAGATGCTTAACGAAAAGGATGCCTAAGATATTTGCTGTGCAAGCAGAGCAGTGTAGTCCTCTTTACAATGCCTTCACCAGACAGAGGAAGAGAATAGGCAAGACTATTGCGGAGGGTATAGCCGTCTCAGACCCGCCTAGGCTTAACGAGATGCTTAGCGCTGTGCGTACTACTGGCGGAAGGGTAGTGGTGGTCTCTGAAGAAAAGATAGCAGCTGAACAGGTTAGGTTAGCCAAGGAAGAAGGATTATTGGTGGAGCCTACCTCGGCTGTAGCACCAGCGGCAGAGGGCATATTGAGGGAGAAGGGCCTTATAACAGCCAGTGACTTGGTGGTGATCCCTCTTACCGGTTCTGGCATGAAAAAGCCTCCGGCATAAGAGGTTTGAATAATCAGGAAAGAG
The DNA window shown above is from Thermovirga lienii DSM 17291 and carries:
- a CDS encoding proton-coupled thiamine transporter YuaJ (PFAM: Thiamine transporter protein (Thia_YuaJ)~TIGRFAM: putative proton-coupled thiamine transporter YuaJ~COGs: COG3859 membrane protein~InterPro IPR012651~KEGG: aco:Amico_0262 proton-coupled thiamine transporter YuaJ~PFAM: thiamine transporter YuaJ~SPTR: Proton-coupled thiamine transporter YuaJ;~TIGRFAM: proton-coupled thiamine transporter YuaJ) produces the protein MKDERIKLIIEGALAASFALALSYLRLWHMPQGGSVTLENVPILLFALRRGLKAGVGAGAIAGILQLILSGYVVHPVQALLDYPLAFGALGAAALIKKPLWGGLALGSGLRFLCHLLSGVVFFGSYAPEGTNVWVYSAVYNGSYMIPNLVLAVILTYLIWPRLKNL
- a CDS encoding Pyridoxal-5'-phosphate-dependent protein beta subunit (PFAM: Pyridoxal-phosphate dependent enzyme~TIGRFAM: threonine synthase~COGs: COG0498 Threonine synthase~InterPro IPR001926: IPR000634~KEGG: aco:Amico_0072 threonine synthase~PFAM: Pyridoxal-5'-phosphate-dependent protein beta subunit~SPTR: Threonine synthase), with translation MGLRIYCPECGKSYEPHLRPPRCLCGKPLSSTTDWQTLDMDSSKRGIFRYSSALPLVNEDLSMGEGGTPLIPALGRENLFLKLDFLCPTGSFKDRGAVMVVADAVEAGCDSLVIDSSGNAGASVAAYASRAGIKAHVVVPKGTSEVKKKQIAAFGACVVEVPGGRSDAAKKGLEMAEKMFYASHVWNPLFLEGTKTVAFEIWEQLGGVAPDAVLSPAGNGTMLLGLYKGFRELMKRCLTKRMPKIFAVQAEQCSPLYNAFTRQRKRIGKTIAEGIAVSDPPRLNEMLSAVRTTGGRVVVVSEEKIAAEQVRLAKEEGLLVEPTSAVAPAAEGILREKGLITASDLVVIPLTGSGMKKPPA